The Streptomyces sp. NBC_01775 genome includes a region encoding these proteins:
- a CDS encoding TerD family protein, whose product MTPGSNLPLTAQRVAVDVTAPTKLDISALLLGPEGKVRSDDDFVFYNQPSAPGVTHSTGAADSITVETGAVPADIAKVVVTASLDSGATFAGTEPTATVRDAATNAVLATFTPPQLGTETALLVVELYRRNDAWKVRAVGQGYANGLGGIASDFGVNVEEPPPAASAPSAPAAPAAPPAPSAPVPSAPPVAAAPSAPSAPSAPTAPSAPPAAPAPAGKINLDKGKVSLQKNQTVSLVKGGQPLLSSVRMGLGWEPAFRAGRRPQDIDLDASVIAYDANRKKIDSCYFGKLAILGGVIQHSGDNLTGEGSGDDEVITVHLGDLPPQVTGLVFTVNSFSGQKFTDVAKAYCRLLDGSGAELVRFDLTHSEPRTGVLMAKFVRQFTGEWDMTALGEYVDSRTVRGMVKPGAAAL is encoded by the coding sequence ATGACTCCCGGCTCCAATCTTCCGCTGACCGCGCAGCGCGTGGCGGTGGATGTGACCGCACCCACCAAGCTCGACATCTCGGCCCTGCTGCTGGGCCCCGAGGGCAAGGTGCGTTCGGACGACGATTTCGTCTTCTACAACCAGCCGAGCGCGCCCGGAGTGACCCACAGCACCGGTGCCGCTGACTCCATCACCGTGGAGACCGGGGCAGTTCCCGCCGACATCGCGAAGGTCGTCGTCACCGCGAGCCTGGACAGCGGTGCCACCTTCGCCGGCACGGAGCCCACGGCCACGGTCCGCGACGCCGCGACGAACGCGGTGCTCGCCACCTTCACCCCACCCCAACTCGGCACGGAGACGGCCTTGCTGGTGGTGGAGCTGTACCGCAGGAACGACGCGTGGAAGGTGCGCGCCGTGGGCCAGGGGTACGCCAACGGCCTGGGCGGGATCGCTTCGGACTTCGGGGTGAACGTGGAGGAGCCGCCGCCCGCCGCCTCCGCCCCATCGGCCCCCGCAGCCCCGGCTGCGCCTCCCGCTCCCTCCGCGCCCGTTCCCTCCGCGCCGCCGGTCGCGGCGGCTCCCTCCGCTCCCTCTGCCCCCTCCGCTCCGACGGCTCCTTCGGCGCCCCCCGCGGCGCCGGCGCCGGCAGGGAAGATCAATCTGGACAAGGGGAAGGTCAGCCTCCAGAAGAATCAGACGGTTTCCCTGGTCAAGGGCGGTCAGCCGCTGCTCAGTTCGGTCCGGATGGGCCTCGGCTGGGAGCCCGCCTTCCGCGCGGGCAGGCGGCCCCAGGACATCGACCTGGACGCCTCGGTGATCGCCTACGACGCCAACCGCAAGAAGATCGACTCCTGTTACTTCGGCAAGCTCGCCATCCTGGGCGGTGTCATCCAGCACTCGGGCGACAACCTCACGGGCGAGGGTTCGGGGGACGACGAGGTCATCACCGTCCACCTCGGCGATCTGCCCCCGCAGGTCACGGGCCTGGTCTTTACGGTGAACTCGTTCTCGGGCCAGAAGTTCACCGACGTCGCCAAGGCGTACTGCCGGCTGCTCGACGGCTCCGGCGCCGAGCTGGTGCGCTTCGACCTGACCCACTCCGAGCCGCGCACCGGTGTCCTCATGGCCAAGTTCGTACGGCAGTTCACCGGCGAGTGGGACATGACGGCCCTCGGTGAGTATGTCGACTCACGCACGGTGCGCGGGATGGTCAAGCCGGGAGCCGCCGCGCTGTGA